In a genomic window of Stakelama saccharophila:
- the typA gene encoding translational GTPase TypA, producing MSLRNVAIIAHVDHGKTTLVDQLFRQSGTFRDNQRVDERAMDSNDLEKERGITILAKCTSIDWQGTRINIVDTPGHADFGGEVERILSMVDGVILLVDAAEGAMPQTKFVTGKALALGLQPIVVVNKIDRSDARAQEVLDEVFDLFVSLDANDEQLDFPVLFASGRSGYAGVDADVREGDLTPLFETIVDHVPEPNVEPDAPFTFLVTLLDRDNFLGRILTGRVKTGTVKLNQPIHALDRDGKVVETGRASKLMSFRGLERVPVEEATAGDIISLAGLEVATVANTIADTSVSEPIQAQPIDPPTLSMRFAVNDSPLAGREGTKVTSRMIRDRLFREAETNVAIRVTEAEDKDSFEVAGRGELQLGVLIETMRREGFELGISRPRVLFREENGERTEPYETVMIDVDEEYSGTVVEKMALRKAEMTDMRPSGGGKTRITFSAPSRGLIGYHGEFLSDTRGTGIMNRVYERYGPHKGKIEGRPNGVLISNGAGEANAYSLNSLEDRGVLMVGAGEVLYEGMIIGENAKPDDLEVNPMKAKQLTNIRSSGKDDAIRLTPPRRMTLEQAIAYIDDDELVEVTPKSIRLRKRHLDPHERKRAARAKAA from the coding sequence ATGAGCCTCCGCAACGTGGCGATCATCGCCCATGTCGATCACGGCAAGACCACGCTGGTCGACCAGCTTTTCCGCCAGTCCGGCACCTTTCGCGACAATCAGCGCGTCGACGAACGCGCGATGGATTCGAACGACCTGGAAAAGGAACGCGGGATCACGATTCTCGCCAAGTGCACCTCGATCGATTGGCAGGGCACGCGCATCAACATCGTCGACACGCCCGGCCACGCCGATTTCGGCGGCGAGGTGGAGCGCATCCTGTCGATGGTCGACGGCGTCATCCTGCTGGTCGACGCGGCCGAAGGCGCGATGCCGCAGACGAAGTTCGTCACCGGCAAGGCGCTGGCGCTGGGCCTGCAGCCGATCGTCGTCGTCAACAAGATCGACCGGTCGGATGCCCGCGCGCAGGAAGTGCTGGACGAGGTGTTCGACCTGTTCGTGTCGCTCGACGCCAATGACGAACAGCTCGATTTTCCCGTCCTCTTCGCGAGCGGGCGCAGCGGCTATGCCGGCGTCGACGCCGATGTGCGCGAAGGCGACCTGACGCCGCTGTTCGAAACGATCGTCGACCATGTGCCCGAGCCCAATGTGGAGCCCGACGCGCCCTTCACCTTCCTGGTGACGCTGCTCGACCGCGACAATTTCCTCGGCCGCATCCTGACGGGCCGGGTCAAGACGGGCACGGTGAAGCTCAACCAGCCGATCCACGCGCTCGACCGCGACGGCAAGGTGGTCGAGACCGGCCGCGCGTCCAAGCTGATGTCCTTCCGCGGGTTGGAGCGGGTGCCGGTGGAGGAAGCGACCGCCGGCGACATCATCAGCCTGGCCGGCCTGGAAGTCGCGACGGTGGCGAACACCATCGCCGACACTTCGGTCAGCGAGCCGATTCAGGCGCAGCCGATCGATCCGCCGACGCTGTCGATGCGCTTCGCCGTCAACGATTCGCCGCTTGCCGGGCGCGAGGGGACCAAGGTCACCAGCCGCATGATCCGCGACCGCCTGTTCCGGGAGGCCGAGACCAACGTCGCGATCCGCGTGACAGAGGCCGAGGACAAGGACAGTTTCGAGGTCGCCGGCCGCGGCGAGCTGCAGCTCGGCGTGCTGATCGAAACGATGCGGCGCGAGGGCTTCGAACTCGGCATCAGCCGCCCGCGCGTGCTGTTCCGCGAGGAAAATGGCGAGCGTACCGAGCCCTACGAAACCGTGATGATCGACGTCGACGAGGAATATTCCGGCACGGTGGTCGAGAAGATGGCGCTGCGCAAGGCGGAGATGACGGACATGCGGCCCTCCGGCGGCGGCAAGACGCGCATCACCTTTTCCGCGCCGTCGCGCGGCCTTATCGGCTATCACGGCGAATTCCTGTCCGACACGCGCGGCACCGGCATCATGAACCGCGTGTACGAACGCTACGGTCCGCACAAGGGCAAGATTGAAGGCCGGCCCAACGGCGTGCTGATCTCCAACGGCGCGGGCGAGGCGAACGCCTATTCGCTCAACTCGCTGGAGGACCGCGGCGTGCTGATGGTGGGCGCCGGCGAGGTGCTCTACGAAGGCATGATCATCGGCGAGAATGCGAAGCCCGACGACCTCGAGGTCAATCCGATGAAGGCCAAGCAACTCACCAATATCCGTTCCTCGGGCAAGGACGACGCGATCCGCCTGACGCCGCCGCGCCGCATGACGCTGGAACAGGCCATCGCCTATATCGACGATGACGAGCTGGTGGAGGTGACGCCCAAGTCCATCCGCCTGCGCAAGCGCCATCTCGACCCGCACGAACGCAAGCGGGCGGCGCGCGCCAAGGCGGCCTGA
- a CDS encoding ArsR/SmtB family transcription factor — MSRADIAIPRAAELFSALGDRTRLAMLEQLGGGVARPIAALSAGRDLTRQAVTKHLCVLERAGLVRSQRSGREKLFSAAPEAVAEAQTYLMRVAAEWEDALDRLKIFVEE; from the coding sequence ATGTCGAGGGCTGACATCGCCATTCCGCGCGCTGCCGAACTGTTTTCGGCGCTGGGTGATCGCACCCGGCTGGCGATGCTCGAACAGTTGGGCGGCGGCGTTGCGCGGCCGATCGCCGCCCTGTCGGCAGGGCGCGACCTGACCCGTCAGGCGGTCACCAAGCACCTCTGCGTGCTGGAACGCGCCGGGCTGGTCCGATCACAGCGCAGCGGCCGCGAAAAGCTGTTTTCAGCCGCGCCCGAGGCGGTGGCCGAAGCGCAGACCTATCTCATGCGCGTTGCGGCCGAATGGGAAGACGCGCTGGATCGGCTCAAGATCTTCGTCGAAGAATAA
- a CDS encoding DUF3297 family protein, which produces MTDTPPDRLSINPRSPHFDQAVLERGIGIRFKGSERRDVEEYSMSEGWIRVALGKKVDRHGQPLTIKLTGPVEAYYQDAEQAEDAEATGPQDVADEG; this is translated from the coding sequence ATGACTGATACACCCCCCGACCGGCTGTCGATCAATCCGCGCAGCCCCCATTTCGATCAGGCCGTACTCGAACGCGGCATCGGCATCCGCTTCAAGGGCAGCGAGCGCCGCGATGTCGAGGAATATTCGATGTCCGAAGGCTGGATCCGCGTCGCGCTCGGCAAGAAGGTCGACCGCCACGGCCAGCCGCTGACGATCAAGCTGACCGGCCCGGTCGAGGCCTATTACCAGGATGCCGAGCAGGCCGAGGATGCGGAAGCCACCGGCCCGCAGGACGTGGCGGACGAGGGCTGA
- a CDS encoding DUF2147 domain-containing protein, translating to MRPALGLLMLFVAGPALAASAPVDNPRSLMGRWFIRHDKAIVAIEPCGNALCGRVERVLDKDFPEYDVNNSDASKRDRPVEGINVLLQFTPDRDDGVWRGEIYDPKSGHTYRSLMQRKGAKLEVKGCVGPFCKTQIWRRAP from the coding sequence TTGAGACCGGCCCTCGGCCTGTTGATGCTTTTTGTCGCCGGGCCGGCGCTCGCCGCGTCGGCACCGGTGGACAATCCGCGCTCGTTGATGGGGCGCTGGTTCATCCGGCATGACAAGGCGATCGTCGCCATCGAACCGTGCGGCAATGCGCTGTGCGGGCGCGTCGAACGTGTGCTGGACAAGGATTTCCCCGAATACGACGTCAACAATTCGGACGCGAGCAAGCGTGATCGGCCGGTCGAGGGCATCAACGTGCTGTTGCAGTTCACCCCTGACCGCGACGACGGGGTGTGGCGCGGCGAGATCTACGACCCCAAATCGGGCCATACCTACCGCTCGCTGATGCAGCGCAAGGGCGCGAAGCTGGAAGTGAAAGGCTGTGTCGGCCCGTTCTGCAAGACGCAGATCTGGCGCCGCGCACCCTAG
- a CDS encoding FadR/GntR family transcriptional regulator, with protein MTAAAPKLYRAIIDTLQEEITSGKYRPGERLPPERELVERFDVSRLTLREAMIGMEIMGLVEARRGSGVYVTERPGATVSPSDLDIGAFELTEARRLVEGEAAALAAVTADPADVAELREILDQMIAENERELHDEVADRDFHLRIAQATRNAAIVLLMKTLWDVRHRSPLCEKMLERSRRSGVKPRIDDHRAIVDAIAAADAHGARKAMRDHLGRVIDNLLAATEMDGIERVRAEAAELRERAGRFAAI; from the coding sequence ATGACCGCCGCCGCTCCGAAACTCTATCGCGCGATCATTGATACGCTGCAGGAAGAGATCACGAGCGGTAAGTACCGGCCCGGCGAACGGTTGCCGCCCGAACGCGAACTGGTCGAGCGGTTCGACGTAAGCCGCCTGACGCTGCGCGAGGCGATGATCGGCATGGAGATCATGGGGCTGGTCGAGGCGCGCCGCGGCTCCGGCGTCTATGTCACCGAACGGCCGGGGGCGACGGTATCGCCGTCCGACCTCGACATCGGCGCGTTCGAACTTACCGAGGCGCGTCGGCTGGTCGAGGGGGAAGCGGCGGCGCTTGCGGCGGTGACGGCCGATCCCGCGGACGTCGCGGAGCTGCGCGAAATACTCGACCAGATGATCGCGGAGAACGAGCGGGAGCTGCACGATGAGGTCGCCGATCGCGATTTCCACCTGCGCATCGCCCAGGCAACGCGCAACGCCGCGATCGTGCTGTTGATGAAAACGCTGTGGGATGTGCGGCACCGGTCGCCACTGTGCGAGAAGATGCTCGAACGGTCGCGGCGCTCGGGGGTGAAGCCACGCATCGACGATCACCGCGCGATCGTCGATGCCATCGCCGCGGCCGATGCGCATGGCGCGCGCAAGGCGATGCGGGATCATCTCGGCCGGGTGATCGACAACCTGCTGGCTGCGACGGAAATGGACGGGATCGAACGGGTCAGGGCGGAGGCGGCCGAGCTTCGCGAACGGGCCGGGCGCTTCGCCGCGATATAG
- a CDS encoding superoxide dismutase family protein, which yields MIRLHTVGFGLAAATGLSLAAAGCSTTTNGPMATQPGVAAGTAATARLMTADGADVGTATATALSGGGVRVAVNAHDLPPGAHGAHIHAVGRCDAPDFTSAGGHWNPTGSQHGVQNPAGPHAGDMPNLLIGTNGEGSLAVNLPAGTYNGLMDADGAAMVIHSGPDDMRTDPSGNSGSRIACGVFMPEGM from the coding sequence ATGATCCGCTTGCATACCGTAGGATTCGGTCTTGCCGCCGCGACCGGGCTTTCGCTGGCGGCGGCAGGCTGCAGCACGACCACGAACGGCCCCATGGCAACGCAGCCCGGCGTCGCTGCGGGAACGGCCGCCACGGCACGGCTGATGACGGCGGACGGCGCGGATGTCGGCACCGCAACGGCGACGGCGCTTTCGGGCGGCGGGGTACGCGTGGCCGTCAACGCGCATGATCTGCCGCCGGGCGCGCACGGTGCTCATATCCATGCCGTGGGACGCTGCGACGCGCCCGATTTCACCTCGGCCGGCGGCCATTGGAATCCGACGGGCAGTCAGCACGGCGTCCAGAACCCGGCCGGCCCGCATGCCGGCGACATGCCCAATCTGCTGATCGGGACGAACGGCGAAGGCTCGCTGGCGGTCAACCTGCCGGCCGGCACCTATAACGGCCTGATGGACGCGGACGGCGCCGCCATGGTGATCCATTCCGGCCCCGACGACATGCGCACCGATCCTTCCGGCAACAGCGGTTCGCGCATCGCCTGCGGCGTCTTCATGCCGGAAGGGATGTGA
- a CDS encoding EVE domain-containing protein, whose protein sequence is MRYWLLKSEPGSYSWHDLMRDGTTEWDGVRNNAAARHLRAMQPGDRALFYHSGKEKAAVGVAEITRAWKPDGAEGAWASVAVKPVAPLGRAVSLAAMKAEPALAGMAMLRQPRLSVSPVSDREWEAIAAMAGD, encoded by the coding sequence ATGCGCTATTGGCTGCTGAAGTCCGAGCCGGGAAGCTATAGCTGGCACGACCTGATGCGCGACGGCACGACCGAATGGGACGGGGTGCGCAACAACGCCGCCGCCCGCCACCTTCGCGCGATGCAGCCGGGCGACCGGGCGCTCTTCTATCACAGCGGCAAGGAAAAGGCGGCGGTGGGCGTGGCGGAGATCACGCGCGCCTGGAAGCCGGACGGCGCGGAGGGCGCCTGGGCCTCGGTCGCCGTCAAGCCGGTGGCGCCGCTCGGTCGCGCGGTATCGCTGGCGGCAATGAAGGCCGAACCGGCCCTTGCGGGCATGGCGATGCTGCGACAGCCGCGCCTGTCGGTATCACCGGTCAGCGACCGGGAATGGGAAGCGATCGCGGCGATGGCCGGGGACTGA
- a CDS encoding toxic anion resistance protein, which produces MATDTATAEKDLVLEAPEPVPEVSPDKAAGLVPVDEKTRSKLDERVDGFIADLIAQDVNSPEFGKRVDQITSMGQKEIRDAAGQSHRFLDRPVRAMDQESGVGADLAELRRTIEDLDPGRKGNLTAPKKLFGIIPFGNKLRNYFDSYKSSQTHIASILKALASGKDELLMDNAAIDVERQNLWASMGRLEQMIHIAAEMDRKIEEKANDLDATDPAKAKALRETALFYTRQRHQDLLTQMAVTVQGYLALDLVKKNNVELVKGVDRASTTTVAALRTAVTVAQALTNQKLVLEQITALNTTTAGIIDSTGKLLKSQTAQIHEQAAASTIPMETLQRAFQNIYDTMDAIDTFKLKALDSMKSTVTTLDKEVEKSKGYIARAEGAAQNTESGAKADNPFRLEEM; this is translated from the coding sequence ATGGCGACCGATACTGCCACCGCCGAAAAGGATCTGGTGCTGGAAGCGCCCGAACCCGTTCCCGAGGTTTCCCCGGACAAGGCCGCCGGCCTCGTCCCCGTCGACGAAAAGACGCGGTCCAAGCTCGACGAGCGGGTCGACGGCTTCATCGCCGACCTGATCGCGCAGGACGTCAATTCGCCCGAATTCGGCAAGCGCGTCGACCAGATCACCAGCATGGGGCAGAAGGAAATCCGCGACGCCGCGGGTCAGTCGCACCGTTTCCTGGATCGCCCGGTGCGCGCCATGGACCAGGAATCGGGCGTCGGCGCCGACCTGGCCGAACTGCGCCGCACGATCGAGGATCTCGACCCCGGCCGGAAGGGCAATCTGACCGCGCCGAAGAAACTGTTCGGGATCATTCCGTTCGGCAACAAGCTGCGCAACTATTTCGACAGCTATAAATCGTCGCAGACGCATATCGCCTCGATCCTGAAGGCGCTCGCCTCCGGCAAGGACGAGCTGTTGATGGACAATGCCGCGATCGACGTGGAGCGGCAGAATCTGTGGGCCTCGATGGGGCGGCTGGAACAGATGATCCATATCGCCGCCGAAATGGACCGCAAGATCGAGGAAAAGGCGAACGACCTCGACGCCACCGATCCGGCCAAGGCCAAGGCGCTGCGCGAGACGGCGCTGTTCTATACCCGGCAGCGGCATCAGGACCTGCTGACGCAGATGGCGGTGACGGTGCAGGGCTATCTCGCGCTCGATCTGGTCAAGAAGAACAATGTCGAACTGGTGAAGGGCGTCGACCGCGCCTCGACCACCACGGTCGCGGCGCTGCGCACCGCCGTCACGGTCGCGCAGGCGCTGACCAATCAGAAACTGGTGCTGGAGCAGATCACCGCGCTCAACACGACGACCGCCGGCATCATCGATTCGACCGGCAAGCTGCTGAAGAGCCAGACCGCGCAGATCCACGAACAGGCGGCGGCGTCCACCATCCCGATGGAAACGCTGCAGCGCGCCTTCCAGAACATCTACGACACGATGGACGCGATCGACACCTTCAAGCTGAAGGCGCTCGATTCGATGAAGAGCACCGTCACGACGCTCGACAAGGAGGTCGAGAAGTCGAAGGGCTATATCGCCCGGGCGGAAGGCGCGGCGCAGAATACCGAGAGCGGCGCAAAGGCCGACAATCCCTTCCGGCTGGAGGAGATGTAA
- a CDS encoding sugar kinase, producing the protein MGRMLAFGEVMLRLSPPDRQLLLQTPALDVWTAGAEANVATALALLDHDVALATALPENALGDAAERTLRGLGVDCRHVLRRPGRMGLYYVTPGAGLRPTDVIYDRAHSAFAEAPVRAWDWDALLDGVDHLHLSGITPALGPVPAEAALAAVEAAGARDITISFDGNYRARLWKRWDSNPRAVLSRLVGAAHILFGNHRDIALLLDRDFGGEGEDRRRASADAAFAAFPRLRIIASTARHVVDSGHHRLSARIDARDGHAQTQEIALTGIVDRIGGGDAFAAGVLDALRNGRSIEAAAANGLALTSLKHSLPGDASLFRRADLDGFVAGGVDVKR; encoded by the coding sequence ATGGGACGGATGCTGGCCTTCGGCGAAGTGATGCTGCGTCTGTCGCCGCCCGATCGTCAGCTCCTCCTCCAGACTCCCGCACTCGATGTCTGGACCGCGGGTGCGGAGGCGAACGTCGCGACCGCGCTGGCGCTGCTGGACCATGACGTGGCGCTGGCGACGGCGCTGCCCGAAAACGCGCTCGGCGACGCGGCCGAGCGGACTCTGCGCGGGCTCGGCGTCGACTGTCGGCATGTCCTTCGGCGGCCGGGGCGGATGGGATTATACTACGTCACGCCCGGCGCCGGATTGCGGCCGACCGATGTCATCTACGACCGCGCGCATTCCGCCTTTGCCGAGGCGCCGGTGCGCGCGTGGGACTGGGACGCGCTGCTCGACGGCGTGGATCACCTGCATTTGTCGGGCATCACCCCGGCGCTGGGGCCGGTACCGGCGGAGGCCGCACTGGCGGCGGTCGAGGCGGCCGGCGCGCGCGACATCACCATTTCGTTCGACGGCAATTACCGCGCGCGGCTGTGGAAACGCTGGGACAGCAATCCGCGCGCCGTCCTTTCCAGGCTGGTGGGGGCCGCGCACATCCTGTTCGGCAACCACCGCGACATCGCGCTGCTGCTCGACCGCGATTTCGGTGGGGAGGGCGAGGATCGGCGCCGCGCATCGGCCGATGCGGCGTTCGCCGCCTTTCCCAGGCTGCGCATCATCGCCTCGACCGCGCGGCATGTGGTCGATTCCGGCCATCACCGGCTGTCGGCACGCATTGACGCCCGCGACGGTCACGCGCAGACGCAAGAGATCGCGCTGACGGGCATCGTCGATCGCATCGGCGGCGGGGACGCCTTTGCAGCCGGGGTGCTGGACGCCTTGCGGAACGGACGGTCGATCGAGGCGGCGGCGGCGAACGGGCTGGCGCTCACCAGCCTGAAGCATTCGCTGCCCGGCGACGCCAGCCTGTTCCGGCGCGCCGATCTGGACGGGTTCGTCGCCGGCGGGGTCGACGTGAAGCGCTGA
- a CDS encoding SRPBCC family protein produces MPDFIEKQVRLNASVDRVWKALTDHEEFGAWFRVKLDRAFAQGGQVSGRITYPGYEHLKWEVRVIAMERPRRFAFTWHPYAIDPEHDYSEEPPTTVEFFLTPIEDGTLLTVRESGFDAIPAERRDLALRMNDDGWAQQMENIERHVEG; encoded by the coding sequence ATGCCCGATTTTATCGAAAAGCAGGTCCGCCTGAACGCGTCGGTCGATCGCGTCTGGAAGGCGCTGACCGATCACGAAGAATTCGGTGCCTGGTTCCGGGTGAAGCTCGATCGCGCGTTTGCACAGGGCGGGCAGGTAAGCGGACGCATTACCTATCCGGGCTATGAACATCTGAAATGGGAAGTCCGCGTGATCGCGATGGAGCGGCCGCGAAGGTTCGCGTTCACCTGGCACCCCTATGCAATCGATCCGGAACACGACTATTCGGAAGAGCCGCCGACGACGGTGGAGTTTTTCCTTACGCCGATCGAAGACGGTACGCTGCTTACGGTCCGCGAGTCGGGTTTCGATGCTATCCCTGCTGAACGAAGGGACCTTGCGCTACGGATGAACGACGACGGCTGGGCGCAGCAGATGGAAAATATCGAGCGTCATGTCGAGGGCTGA
- the acnA gene encoding aconitate hydratase AcnA, which yields MTAIGKDTLGTRDTLKVGGTEYAYYSLARAAEKLGDISRLPFSMKVLLENMLRFDDGTTVTPEDAQAIVDWQKDCRSDREIQYRPARVLMQDFTGVPCVVDLAAMRDAIKTLGGNAEKINPQVPCHLVIDHSVMVDEFGTPKSFEQNVEREYERNGERYEFLKWGSKALDNFKVVPPGTGICHQVNLEYIGRGVWSSEDPDGNPVAYPDTLVGTDSHTTMINGLGVLGWGVGGIEAEAGVLGQPVSMLIPEVVGFKLTGKLNEGITATDLVLTVTQMLRKKGVVGRFVEFFGPGLHALTLADRATIANMAPEYGATCGFFPIDEKTMEYMALTGRDEETIALTEAYCKAQGMWHDPEGQDPVFTDMLELDMTTVHASLAGPKRPQDRIALPQVDDAFNGDLESVYKKSAPARVDVEGRDYDIGDGDVVIAAITSCTNTSNPAVLVAAGLVARKANALGLKTKPWVKTSLAPGSQVVTDYLDKAGLTDDLNALGFNLVGYGCTTCIGNSGPLAEPISRAVNEGDIVAASVLSGNRNFEGRVSPDVRANFLASPPLVVAYALKGTVTEDMESSPIGQDKDGNDVFLKDIWPTNQEVADMVTANINDEMFRDRYGDVYKGDEHWRRIDVEGSNTYQWNPSSTYVQNPPYFEGMTMTPAPVSDVIEAKPLALLGDSVTTDHISPAGAIKADSPAGIYLQEHQVSRQEFNSYGSRRGNHEVMMRGTFANIRIRNEMVPGIEGGVTKYEGEVMPIYDAAMRYKADGTPLVVVAGKEYGTGSSRDWAAKGTILLGVRAVIAESFERIHRSNLVGMGVLPLQFAEGVTRNTLKLDGSESFTIRGITDIRPRQEVEVTLTRADGSSETFMTKCRIDTANELDYYLNGGILHYVLRKLAA from the coding sequence ATGACCGCCATCGGCAAGGACACGCTCGGCACCCGCGACACGCTAAAGGTCGGCGGCACGGAATATGCCTATTACTCGCTGGCCAGGGCCGCGGAAAAGCTCGGCGACATCTCCCGCCTGCCCTTTTCGATGAAGGTGCTTCTCGAAAACATGCTGCGCTTCGACGACGGCACGACCGTCACGCCCGAGGACGCGCAGGCCATCGTCGACTGGCAGAAGGACTGCCGCTCCGACCGCGAGATCCAGTATCGCCCCGCCCGCGTCCTGATGCAGGACTTCACCGGTGTTCCCTGCGTCGTCGACCTCGCGGCGATGCGCGACGCCATCAAGACGCTGGGCGGCAATGCCGAGAAGATCAATCCGCAGGTTCCCTGCCATCTCGTTATCGACCACTCGGTCATGGTCGACGAATTCGGCACGCCCAAATCGTTCGAGCAGAATGTCGAGCGCGAATATGAGCGCAACGGCGAACGCTACGAGTTCCTCAAATGGGGATCGAAAGCGCTCGACAATTTCAAGGTCGTGCCCCCGGGCACCGGCATCTGCCATCAGGTCAACCTAGAATATATCGGTCGCGGCGTCTGGTCGTCGGAGGACCCGGACGGCAACCCCGTCGCCTATCCCGACACGCTCGTCGGCACCGACAGCCATACCACGATGATCAACGGCCTCGGCGTGCTCGGCTGGGGCGTCGGCGGTATCGAGGCGGAAGCGGGCGTGCTCGGCCAGCCGGTTTCCATGCTGATCCCCGAAGTGGTGGGCTTCAAGCTGACCGGGAAGCTTAACGAGGGCATCACCGCCACCGACCTCGTCCTCACCGTCACGCAGATGCTGCGCAAGAAGGGCGTGGTCGGCCGTTTCGTCGAATTCTTCGGTCCCGGCCTGCATGCGCTGACGCTCGCCGACCGCGCGACGATCGCCAACATGGCGCCCGAATATGGTGCGACGTGCGGCTTCTTCCCCATCGACGAAAAGACGATGGAATATATGGCGCTCACCGGCCGCGACGAGGAAACGATCGCGTTGACCGAGGCCTATTGCAAGGCACAGGGCATGTGGCACGATCCCGAGGGGCAGGACCCGGTCTTCACCGACATGCTCGAACTTGACATGACGACCGTGCATGCCAGCCTCGCGGGGCCGAAGCGTCCGCAGGACCGGATTGCGCTGCCGCAGGTCGACGACGCGTTCAACGGCGACCTTGAAAGCGTGTACAAGAAGTCCGCGCCCGCACGCGTCGATGTCGAGGGCCGCGATTACGACATCGGCGACGGCGACGTCGTCATCGCGGCGATCACGAGCTGCACCAACACCTCCAACCCGGCCGTGCTCGTCGCCGCCGGCCTGGTCGCGCGCAAGGCCAACGCATTGGGGCTGAAGACCAAGCCCTGGGTGAAGACCTCGCTCGCGCCGGGCAGCCAGGTCGTCACCGACTATCTCGACAAGGCGGGGCTGACCGACGACCTCAACGCGCTCGGCTTCAACCTGGTGGGTTATGGCTGCACCACCTGCATCGGCAATTCGGGGCCGCTGGCCGAGCCGATTTCCAGGGCGGTCAACGAGGGCGACATCGTCGCCGCCTCGGTGCTGTCGGGCAACCGCAACTTCGAAGGGCGTGTCAGCCCGGACGTGCGCGCCAACTTCCTGGCTTCGCCGCCGCTCGTCGTCGCCTATGCGCTGAAGGGTACGGTGACCGAGGACATGGAAAGCTCGCCGATCGGCCAGGACAAGGACGGAAACGACGTCTTCCTGAAGGACATCTGGCCGACGAACCAGGAGGTCGCCGACATGGTGACCGCCAACATCAACGACGAAATGTTCCGCGACCGCTACGGCGATGTCTATAAGGGCGACGAACACTGGCGCCGCATCGATGTAGAGGGCTCGAACACCTATCAGTGGAACCCCAGCTCCACATATGTTCAGAATCCGCCTTATTTTGAAGGGATGACGATGACCCCGGCGCCCGTGTCGGACGTCATCGAGGCGAAGCCGCTGGCGCTCCTGGGCGATTCGGTCACGACCGACCACATCTCGCCCGCCGGCGCCATCAAGGCGGACAGCCCGGCCGGCATCTACCTGCAGGAACATCAGGTCAGCCGTCAGGAGTTCAATTCCTACGGCTCGCGGCGCGGCAATCACGAGGTGATGATGCGCGGCACCTTCGCCAATATCCGCATCAGGAACGAGATGGTGCCCGGTATCGAGGGCGGCGTGACCAAATATGAAGGCGAGGTCATGCCGATCTACGACGCGGCGATGCGCTACAAGGCCGACGGCACGCCGCTGGTTGTCGTCGCCGGCAAGGAATACGGCACCGGTTCGTCGCGCGACTGGGCGGCCAAGGGCACGATCCTGCTCGGCGTGCGCGCCGTCATCGCCGAGAGCTTCGAGCGCATCCACCGGTCGAACCTGGTCGGTATGGGCGTGCTGCCGCTGCAGTTCGCCGAGGGCGTGACCCGCAACACGCTGAAGCTCGACGGATCGGAAAGCTTCACCATTCGCGGCATCACCGATATTCGCCCGCGTCAGGAGGTCGAGGTGACGCTGACCCGCGCCGACGGCTCCAGCGAGACGTTCATGACGAAGTGCCGCATCGATACGGCGAACGAGCTTGACTATTATCTCAACGGCGGCATCCTGCATTATGTGTTGAGGAAACTCGCCGCTTGA